Proteins from one Chitinophaga oryzae genomic window:
- a CDS encoding MG2 domain-containing protein — protein sequence MQVHNTKKRRHLKWMIPATLLAGVMGAVAIMPPPADWSDHLVQALQQYNNRFPQEKVFLHLDKDYYAAGETIWFKGYVTLQGLPSTQATNLYVELLDKNNNIVQKKLFAVFNAGAPGNFELPEAQKPGVYQLRAYTAWMLNFDPAFTYTRTIEIFDPAKKGGPTADTTAADFSVQFFPEGGNLIAGQPNTVAFKAIDNNGYPIEVTGTIKDPKNTAIKSIHDGMGSFEVTPAAGSDAYQAVVKSAKGQSKTFTLPAAQATGASLKVFNKGARIFYQAVPANMGDTALNKLVVIAQMGQQLVYKALLDISEGRISGFIPADKLPSGILQITLFGSNGVPLAERLSFVRSNDRMEMDVLESDVARDPRKKSTFVLRLPDTLQSNISVAVTDADAVPVDKNAADIVSTLLLTSDIKGFVYNPNWYFKDTNPATLQALDLVMMTNGWRRFSWEKIAKNEFPEIRHPYEQGVTVKGVTTGVNGRPIVGGKLDMIIKLPVDSSSMFASAPIDEKGEFNIANMVFPDTAYIYYQGSDAKKSKDVNVKFDIHFFDRATQVKIPYPLRVPPAIDNNSLKLFLATAAESNKVNRAINNKTVYLQEVNVNAKKIKPEETTEKRYTSGMFSGGDGYTFDLTKENPTAYNIFQYLQSKVAGLQITGDLSNPALSWRGGKPGLYLNEMQTDVSMLSTLSINDVALIKVFRPPFMGGFGGANGAIAVYTKKGGDNPPANDPSIKGFQLYKKAGYAIVKTFYSPDYSVKKEVHALPDKRLTLYWNPNVPVDTLTHTAKVEFYNNDFSKRFRVVVQGITDEGTVGKFEQEF from the coding sequence ATGCAAGTGCACAATACCAAAAAGAGACGCCACCTGAAGTGGATGATACCCGCTACCCTGCTGGCCGGAGTTATGGGCGCCGTGGCTATTATGCCGCCACCTGCCGACTGGTCGGATCACCTGGTTCAGGCTTTACAACAATACAACAACCGCTTCCCGCAGGAAAAAGTATTTCTTCATCTGGACAAAGACTACTACGCTGCCGGCGAAACCATCTGGTTCAAAGGCTATGTAACCCTCCAGGGCCTCCCCTCCACACAGGCGACCAACCTGTACGTAGAACTGCTCGACAAGAATAACAACATCGTACAAAAGAAACTGTTTGCCGTTTTCAACGCCGGCGCCCCGGGTAACTTCGAACTTCCCGAAGCACAGAAGCCCGGCGTGTACCAGCTGAGGGCCTACACCGCCTGGATGCTCAATTTTGACCCGGCCTTCACCTATACCCGTACCATCGAGATCTTCGATCCCGCGAAGAAAGGCGGCCCAACGGCCGATACTACCGCGGCCGATTTCTCCGTACAGTTTTTCCCGGAAGGGGGCAACCTCATTGCAGGCCAGCCTAACACCGTGGCATTCAAAGCGATCGACAACAACGGTTACCCCATCGAGGTGACCGGCACCATAAAAGATCCTAAAAATACCGCCATCAAATCCATACATGACGGTATGGGATCCTTCGAAGTAACCCCGGCCGCCGGCTCAGACGCCTACCAGGCCGTGGTGAAAAGCGCCAAAGGGCAAAGCAAAACCTTCACCCTGCCTGCTGCCCAGGCTACCGGCGCTTCCCTGAAAGTGTTCAACAAAGGCGCCCGTATTTTCTACCAGGCGGTTCCCGCCAATATGGGTGATACCGCACTGAATAAGCTGGTGGTTATCGCACAGATGGGCCAGCAGCTCGTCTACAAGGCGCTCCTCGATATATCCGAAGGCCGTATCAGCGGCTTTATTCCGGCCGACAAACTGCCCAGCGGCATCCTCCAGATCACCCTGTTTGGCAGCAACGGCGTTCCTCTCGCAGAAAGGCTCTCTTTTGTGCGCAGCAACGACCGCATGGAAATGGACGTGCTGGAGTCTGACGTAGCCCGTGACCCGCGCAAGAAAAGCACTTTCGTACTGCGCCTCCCCGATACGCTGCAGTCCAATATCTCCGTAGCCGTCACCGATGCCGACGCCGTGCCTGTAGATAAAAACGCCGCCGACATCGTGTCCACGCTGCTCCTCACTTCTGATATCAAAGGATTCGTATATAATCCCAACTGGTATTTCAAGGATACCAATCCCGCCACCCTGCAGGCGCTCGACCTCGTGATGATGACCAACGGATGGCGCAGGTTCAGCTGGGAGAAGATCGCTAAAAATGAATTCCCGGAAATACGCCACCCTTACGAACAGGGCGTTACCGTCAAAGGTGTCACCACCGGCGTTAACGGCAGACCTATCGTAGGCGGCAAACTGGACATGATCATCAAACTGCCGGTTGACAGCTCCTCCATGTTCGCTTCCGCCCCTATCGACGAGAAAGGGGAGTTCAACATCGCCAACATGGTGTTCCCTGATACGGCTTATATCTACTACCAGGGCAGCGACGCCAAAAAGAGCAAAGATGTCAACGTGAAGTTCGACATCCACTTCTTTGATCGCGCCACCCAGGTGAAAATACCTTACCCCCTGCGCGTTCCTCCGGCCATAGACAACAACTCCCTGAAGCTGTTCCTCGCCACCGCCGCGGAAAGCAACAAGGTTAACCGCGCTATCAACAACAAAACGGTATACCTGCAGGAAGTAAATGTCAACGCTAAAAAAATCAAACCGGAGGAAACCACCGAAAAAAGATATACTTCCGGTATGTTCTCCGGCGGCGATGGTTATACCTTCGATCTTACCAAGGAGAACCCTACTGCCTACAATATTTTCCAGTATCTCCAGTCTAAAGTTGCGGGCCTGCAGATCACCGGTGACCTCAGCAACCCGGCGCTCTCCTGGCGCGGCGGCAAACCCGGCCTGTATCTCAACGAAATGCAGACCGACGTGAGCATGCTGAGCACCCTCAGCATCAATGATGTGGCCCTGATCAAGGTGTTCCGCCCTCCATTTATGGGTGGCTTCGGCGGCGCTAACGGCGCTATCGCGGTATACACCAAAAAAGGAGGCGACAACCCGCCTGCCAACGACCCGTCTATCAAAGGCTTCCAGCTGTATAAAAAAGCAGGTTATGCCATAGTGAAAACTTTCTATTCTCCGGACTACTCGGTGAAAAAAGAAGTGCACGCCCTGCCCGACAAACGCCTGACACTGTACTGGAACCCCAATGTGCCGGTAGATACACTGACACATACCGCCAAAGTGGAATTTTATAACAACGATTTCTCCAAACGCTTCCGCGTAGTGGTACAGGGTATCACTGACGAAGGCACGGTGGGTAAGTTTGAACAGGAGTTTTAA
- a CDS encoding NAD(P)/FAD-dependent oxidoreductase — MSAIRKRLVVAGGGAAGFFCAVNAARLCPSLEVVLLEKTGKLLSKVKVSGGGRCNVTHNAPDITYMTKRYPRGQHFVRKAFSRFFVTDTIEWYAERGVQLKAEADGRMFPVTDDSQTIIDCLLREADKYHVKVETNKEVTTMEKSADGRWQLQLQDGRTLTADFVCVAAGGYAQAGKFGWLAQTGHTFVPPAPSLFTFNMPNNPITSLMGVASTAQVKVAGTRLQETGPVLITHWGMSGPAILRLSAWGARELQAMQYTFTAVVNWLPDHHENSLREEWPSLRQELGKQKIHHKNPFGLPQRLWQFLLLQAGISEDMRWADVPAKDQNRFMKMLVSMEFPVKGKTTFKEEFVTCGGITLSEIDPSTMESRLAPNLFFAGEVMDVDGITGGFNFQHAWTSGFVAATAIAAKL; from the coding sequence ATGAGTGCAATCCGGAAAAGATTAGTGGTGGCCGGCGGCGGTGCGGCCGGTTTTTTTTGTGCGGTCAACGCAGCGCGTTTATGCCCGTCGCTGGAGGTGGTGTTGCTGGAGAAAACCGGCAAGCTGCTGTCCAAAGTAAAGGTGAGTGGCGGCGGGCGGTGTAATGTGACGCACAATGCGCCCGATATCACGTACATGACTAAACGTTATCCCCGCGGGCAACATTTTGTGCGGAAGGCTTTTTCCCGCTTTTTCGTGACGGATACTATTGAATGGTACGCCGAAAGGGGCGTGCAACTGAAGGCGGAAGCAGACGGGCGGATGTTCCCGGTGACGGACGATTCACAAACGATCATCGATTGTTTGCTGCGGGAGGCGGACAAATACCACGTAAAGGTAGAAACCAATAAAGAAGTGACTACGATGGAAAAGAGCGCCGACGGGCGTTGGCAGCTGCAGTTGCAGGATGGCCGCACGCTGACGGCGGATTTTGTCTGCGTGGCTGCCGGCGGATACGCGCAGGCCGGCAAGTTCGGCTGGCTGGCGCAGACAGGGCATACGTTCGTGCCACCGGCGCCTTCGCTGTTCACTTTCAATATGCCGAACAACCCCATTACCTCCCTGATGGGCGTGGCCTCTACGGCACAGGTGAAGGTTGCGGGTACCAGGCTACAGGAGACAGGCCCGGTGCTGATCACCCACTGGGGCATGAGCGGCCCGGCGATATTGCGCCTGTCGGCCTGGGGGGCCAGAGAGCTGCAAGCCATGCAATACACTTTTACGGCGGTGGTGAACTGGCTGCCCGATCACCATGAAAATTCGCTGAGGGAAGAATGGCCTTCCCTGCGCCAGGAACTGGGCAAACAGAAAATACATCATAAAAACCCGTTCGGGCTGCCGCAGCGGCTGTGGCAGTTCCTGCTGCTGCAGGCGGGCATCTCCGAAGATATGCGCTGGGCGGACGTTCCGGCGAAAGACCAGAACAGGTTCATGAAAATGCTGGTCAGCATGGAGTTTCCTGTAAAAGGCAAAACCACTTTTAAAGAAGAGTTTGTTACCTGCGGCGGTATCACCCTCAGCGAAATAGATCCCTCCACTATGGAGAGCCGGCTGGCGCCCAACCTGTTTTTTGCCGGCGAAGTGATGGACGTAGACGGCATCACCGGCGGATTTAATTTCCAGCATGCCTGGACCAGCGGCTTTGTCGCCGCCACAGCAATCGCTGCAAAACTGTGA
- a CDS encoding deoxynucleoside kinase yields the protein MHYKFITIEGNIGAGKTTLANMLAKHFSAKLILEEFADNPFLPLFYERPQQYAFPLELFFMAERYKQLKEMLQTKDLFSDVVISDYLFIKSLLFAKINLPEEEYSLYQKLFDIINPQLVQPELLIFLNAPVARLQENIKHRNRSYEQHIPDDYLLNVHDMYMQYIRQHPVRTLVIDTTKVDFLRQPEDFKSLLAALEKEYEPGMHYLKL from the coding sequence ATGCACTATAAATTCATTACTATAGAAGGAAATATCGGCGCCGGAAAAACCACGCTGGCCAATATGCTGGCCAAACATTTTTCTGCAAAACTGATCCTCGAAGAGTTTGCCGATAATCCCTTCCTCCCGCTTTTCTACGAACGCCCGCAGCAATACGCCTTTCCGCTGGAACTGTTTTTCATGGCGGAAAGATATAAACAGCTGAAAGAGATGCTGCAAACAAAAGACCTCTTTTCAGACGTGGTGATCTCCGACTACCTGTTTATCAAAAGCCTCCTGTTTGCCAAAATCAACCTGCCGGAAGAAGAATATTCCCTCTATCAAAAACTCTTTGACATCATCAACCCTCAGCTGGTACAGCCCGAGCTGCTGATATTCCTCAATGCGCCTGTCGCCAGGCTGCAGGAGAATATCAAACACCGGAACCGTTCCTACGAACAGCATATACCAGACGACTACCTGCTCAATGTGCATGATATGTACATGCAATATATCAGGCAGCATCCCGTCCGTACCCTCGTTATCGATACGACCAAAGTGGATTTCCTGCGGCAGCCGGAGGACTTTAAAAGCCTGCTGGCCGCGCTGGAGAAAGAATATGAGCCGGGGATGCACTATCTGAAACTGTGA
- the folK gene encoding 2-amino-4-hydroxy-6-hydroxymethyldihydropteridine diphosphokinase encodes MNTAILLIGGNLGDRVANLQQAVALIGASAGEVLKTSALYQTAPWGSVDQPDYLNQAVEIQTSMDALTLLHTLLDIERRIGRIRQEKWGARVIDIDLIFFNDEVLSLPELKLPHPRMHLRQFVLVPLTEIVPDYLHPVLHKTVRQLQQDCPDDLSAVKLSTQSS; translated from the coding sequence ATGAATACAGCAATATTACTTATAGGTGGCAACCTGGGCGACCGTGTCGCCAACCTGCAACAGGCAGTAGCGCTCATCGGCGCATCCGCCGGAGAGGTGCTGAAGACCTCCGCCTTATACCAGACCGCCCCGTGGGGCTCCGTAGACCAGCCTGACTATCTCAATCAGGCCGTTGAAATACAGACCAGTATGGATGCACTAACGCTGTTGCATACACTGCTGGACATCGAGCGCCGGATCGGCCGTATCCGCCAGGAGAAATGGGGGGCACGGGTCATAGACATCGACCTGATCTTCTTCAATGACGAGGTCCTGTCCCTTCCTGAACTGAAACTGCCACATCCCCGGATGCATCTGCGCCAGTTTGTGCTGGTACCGCTGACCGAAATCGTGCCCGACTACCTGCACCCTGTGCTGCACAAAACCGTGCGGCAGCTGCAGCAGGACTGTCCCGATGATCTGAGCGCTGTTAAACTGAGCACGCAAAGCAGCTAA
- the sppA gene encoding signal peptide peptidase SppA translates to MRFFKTFLAALLAFIVFTGLCFLVLLMIIGRAISREPVTISPNAVLVMKTSQAFNEQKVVNPVASFMGDESSEIPGLFQAVRLIQHAATDDNIKGIYLKVDGSGNGFAGTEELRNAILRFRKSGKFVYAYGEVMSQQGYYLASAADKVFLNPKGGIDFSGFSTQVTFLKGTLEKLEIQPEIFYCGKFKSATEPLRETQMTEANRVQTHQFLGQLYGNYLHGIAQARRLDTATLHGYANENLVRESSDALKYKLVDALKYDDEVVSELKNKTGVKSDEDLNLVSFLKYNSAVTLSNGTSENKIAVIYAQGDIISGESEKQTTIASEDYIYSIRKAREDKKVKAILFRVNSGGGSALASEVIWRELSLAKKVKPVVVSMGDFAASGGYYISCMADSIFAQPNTLTGSIGVFGIMFNMENFFKNKLGVTFDGVKTAPYADLGTMSRPLNDVEKRFIQDGVDSIYASFKSRVVAGRKLDAAVVDSIAQGRVWSGTDALKLGLVDRIGGLNEALNCAARLAKVSDYRMVEYPEVKDKLFRLLKNVGGEVQESMVKREMGVNYDLYQQLKAIQHIPGDIQAKLPFIYKF, encoded by the coding sequence ATGCGTTTCTTTAAAACTTTCCTTGCAGCGCTCCTGGCCTTCATCGTTTTTACGGGCCTCTGCTTCCTGGTGCTGCTGATGATCATCGGGAGAGCCATTTCCCGCGAGCCTGTGACGATTTCCCCCAATGCCGTGCTGGTGATGAAAACCAGCCAGGCCTTTAACGAACAGAAAGTGGTGAACCCCGTGGCTTCTTTTATGGGAGATGAGTCTTCCGAAATCCCCGGCCTGTTTCAGGCGGTAAGGCTTATCCAGCATGCTGCCACCGACGACAATATTAAAGGTATTTACCTGAAGGTAGATGGTAGCGGCAACGGCTTCGCCGGCACGGAAGAGCTGCGCAACGCCATCCTGCGTTTCCGTAAGTCCGGTAAATTTGTATATGCCTATGGCGAAGTGATGTCCCAGCAAGGCTACTACCTCGCCAGCGCAGCCGACAAGGTGTTCCTTAACCCCAAGGGAGGCATTGATTTCAGCGGCTTTTCCACACAGGTGACATTTTTGAAGGGGACACTGGAGAAACTGGAGATACAACCTGAAATTTTCTACTGCGGCAAATTCAAAAGCGCTACCGAACCCCTCCGCGAAACACAGATGACGGAGGCCAACCGCGTACAAACCCATCAGTTCCTTGGACAGCTGTATGGCAATTACCTCCATGGCATCGCCCAGGCCCGCAGGCTGGATACCGCCACCCTGCATGGTTATGCCAACGAAAACCTGGTCCGCGAATCGTCAGACGCGCTGAAATACAAACTGGTAGACGCGCTTAAATATGATGATGAGGTAGTGAGTGAACTGAAAAATAAAACCGGTGTCAAAAGCGATGAAGACCTCAACCTGGTTTCCTTCCTGAAATACAACAGCGCGGTAACCCTCAGCAACGGCACCAGCGAAAATAAAATCGCCGTGATTTATGCTCAGGGAGACATCATCAGCGGTGAATCCGAAAAACAGACCACCATCGCCAGTGAAGACTATATCTACAGCATCCGCAAGGCAAGGGAAGACAAGAAAGTAAAAGCCATCCTTTTCCGGGTAAACTCCGGCGGCGGTAGCGCGCTGGCTTCTGAGGTGATCTGGCGCGAGTTGTCCCTGGCAAAGAAGGTAAAACCTGTAGTCGTGTCTATGGGCGATTTTGCCGCCTCCGGCGGATATTATATCTCCTGCATGGCAGACAGCATCTTTGCGCAGCCCAACACGTTGACCGGCTCCATCGGGGTATTCGGTATCATGTTTAACATGGAGAACTTCTTCAAAAATAAACTGGGCGTAACGTTCGACGGTGTTAAAACAGCGCCTTATGCCGACCTGGGCACGATGTCCCGGCCGCTGAACGATGTGGAGAAACGTTTTATCCAGGATGGCGTGGACAGCATCTACGCTTCCTTTAAATCAAGGGTGGTAGCCGGCCGCAAGCTGGACGCCGCCGTGGTGGACAGCATAGCGCAAGGCCGTGTATGGAGCGGTACTGATGCGCTGAAGCTCGGACTGGTGGACCGTATCGGGGGGCTGAACGAGGCGCTGAATTGCGCCGCCCGCCTGGCTAAAGTGTCCGATTACAGGATGGTGGAGTATCCGGAAGTCAAAGACAAACTGTTCCGCTTGCTGAAGAATGTAGGCGGAGAAGTACAGGAGAGCATGGTGAAAAGAGAAATGGGCGTGAACTACGACCTGTACCAGCAACTGAAAGCCATCCAGCATATCCCCGGGGATATACAGGCCAAACTGCCTTTTATTTATAAATTTTAA
- a CDS encoding ABC transporter permease: MNGVKYSQWRAMLAITKGSLRGIFRSPSAVVFSLGFPLVFILVFGFIGGGSVSVKVGVDRRTDINSRFFEGLSKVKTLKLVTDQPAAEMEDDLKKGRITAILNIVPQQGADSRPHFQVNIKTSTASDASKKAILLSVLKEVTARIDDQVYPRASVATFTTEEIPGRVFKTIDFILPGQLGFALMSAAVFGTAFLFYSLRQTLVLKRFFATPIKRTYIVLAEAFSRMIFQLISSVVIIGLGHFAFGFTLVHGWVTFMEMLVLSVFGLLVFMGFGFVVSSIAKNESTIPPLANIVTLPQFLLAGTFFPIDSFPAWLQPICKVMPLTYLIDALRKVAFEGQHLWHVGWDIAILTLWGVVVYAVAIKVFRWE; the protein is encoded by the coding sequence ATGAATGGAGTGAAGTACAGCCAATGGAGGGCCATGCTGGCTATAACAAAAGGAAGTTTAAGAGGTATTTTCAGAAGCCCTTCAGCGGTGGTTTTTAGCCTGGGATTCCCGCTTGTGTTCATTCTCGTATTCGGATTTATTGGTGGCGGCAGTGTATCCGTGAAAGTGGGGGTTGACAGGCGTACCGACATCAACAGCCGGTTTTTTGAAGGATTGTCAAAGGTGAAAACGCTGAAACTGGTGACCGACCAGCCGGCGGCAGAGATGGAGGACGACCTGAAGAAGGGCCGTATCACCGCCATCCTGAATATTGTACCGCAGCAGGGAGCCGACAGCCGGCCTCATTTCCAGGTAAATATCAAAACATCCACGGCTTCCGATGCCAGCAAAAAAGCTATTTTGTTGTCGGTATTGAAAGAAGTGACCGCCCGTATCGATGACCAGGTGTACCCACGTGCTTCCGTGGCGACTTTCACTACAGAAGAGATACCCGGGCGTGTTTTCAAAACCATTGACTTTATACTGCCCGGCCAGCTGGGTTTTGCGCTGATGAGCGCTGCCGTTTTCGGCACTGCCTTCCTGTTCTACAGTTTAAGGCAGACATTAGTCTTAAAACGTTTCTTCGCCACGCCGATCAAGCGTACCTATATAGTACTGGCAGAGGCTTTCAGCCGAATGATTTTCCAGTTGATCAGTTCCGTGGTGATTATCGGCCTGGGACATTTTGCTTTCGGTTTTACGCTGGTGCACGGCTGGGTTACTTTCATGGAAATGCTGGTGTTGTCTGTTTTCGGGCTGCTGGTATTCATGGGCTTCGGCTTTGTGGTGAGCAGCATCGCCAAAAATGAAAGCACCATACCTCCCCTGGCCAATATCGTGACGCTGCCACAGTTCCTGCTGGCAGGCACCTTTTTCCCGATAGACTCTTTCCCTGCCTGGCTGCAGCCTATCTGTAAGGTGATGCCGCTGACCTACCTGATTGATGCCCTGCGTAAAGTGGCGTTTGAAGGGCAGCACCTGTGGCATGTAGGCTGGGACATCGCTATTTTAACGCTCTGGGGAGTAGTGGTATATGCCGTGGCGATCAAAGTATTCCGTTGGGAGTAG
- a CDS encoding SRPBCC family protein: MQAFFILLGALIVLVLGLFIFSLFLPPMVKVERSLMIPAPAARIFPLINVVRNWELWSPWKELDPDMAITYGEKDSGTGASYSWKSHHRNIGNGHMTITESRPGQYIATDTDFMRMGIAKGTFRLDPVGEGTLVSWSMTCNMGQHPLRKVMGLMMDKWVGQDFEKGLEGIKRLVVRN, from the coding sequence ATGCAGGCCTTTTTTATTCTTCTGGGGGCGTTGATCGTCCTGGTATTGGGGCTTTTCATATTCAGCTTGTTTCTTCCCCCTATGGTCAAAGTGGAGCGTTCGCTCATGATTCCTGCGCCGGCAGCAAGGATCTTCCCGCTCATCAACGTAGTCCGCAACTGGGAGTTGTGGTCGCCCTGGAAAGAGCTCGACCCCGATATGGCTATTACCTACGGCGAGAAAGACAGCGGTACCGGCGCCAGCTACAGCTGGAAGAGCCATCACCGCAATATCGGCAACGGTCATATGACCATCACGGAATCCCGGCCCGGGCAATATATCGCCACAGATACCGACTTTATGCGGATGGGCATCGCCAAAGGCACTTTCCGGCTGGACCCCGTTGGGGAAGGCACGCTGGTCAGCTGGAGCATGACCTGCAATATGGGCCAGCATCCGCTGAGGAAAGTAATGGGACTGATGATGGACAAATGGGTGGGGCAGGACTTTGAAAAAGGACTGGAAGGAATCAAAAGATTAGTAGTTCGTAATTAA
- a CDS encoding SRPBCC family protein: protein MRLFKLLGISIVVLGIFVLLLSLMFPSTAVVERTGVIQAPIDSVYAQINNLKAWENWNPWSRPDTTAQLVYSAQTAGAGASYSWAGQFNSGKVTIVDSEADKGVHYTLDIKNMRPVKGGIELKPSVDGKGTAIFWHMEIKLGLAPWWKLRGFLADRIYGPAMADGLTRLSRLCEQ, encoded by the coding sequence ATGCGTCTTTTTAAATTGTTAGGCATCAGCATCGTTGTACTGGGCATTTTTGTATTGCTGTTGTCGCTGATGTTTCCCTCTACCGCCGTGGTAGAACGTACCGGGGTGATCCAGGCGCCCATCGACTCTGTCTATGCACAGATCAACAACCTTAAAGCCTGGGAAAACTGGAACCCATGGAGCCGCCCGGATACGACCGCTCAACTCGTGTACTCCGCACAAACCGCCGGCGCCGGCGCTTCCTACAGCTGGGCGGGACAGTTCAACAGTGGTAAAGTCACCATCGTTGACAGTGAGGCCGACAAAGGCGTACATTATACCCTGGACATCAAAAATATGCGCCCGGTAAAAGGGGGTATTGAACTGAAACCCAGCGTCGACGGCAAAGGCACTGCTATCTTCTGGCATATGGAGATAAAACTGGGCCTGGCGCCCTGGTGGAAGCTCCGGGGCTTCCTGGCCGACCGTATTTACGGCCCTGCCATGGCCGACGGGCTCACCCGCCTCAGCCGGCTTTGCGAACAGTAG
- a CDS encoding DUF2911 domain-containing protein encodes MKHLLLAAFFCMATTLGFAQEKARKSPHVNVENKDIKVVYGQPSKKGRVIFGTLEPFGKVWRTGADEATEITFKKDVVFGGKPVKAGTYTLFSIPDPKTWTVILNSKLGQWGAYDYDKVKGQDVVSVKVPRETLKTPVEKLTFTLPANAVVFEWDDTKVSVPVK; translated from the coding sequence ATGAAACACCTTTTATTGGCTGCTTTCTTCTGTATGGCCACCACACTCGGTTTTGCCCAGGAAAAAGCCAGAAAAAGCCCACATGTAAACGTAGAAAATAAAGACATTAAAGTGGTGTATGGTCAGCCATCCAAAAAAGGACGGGTGATCTTCGGCACCCTCGAGCCTTTTGGCAAAGTATGGCGTACCGGCGCTGACGAAGCGACCGAAATCACTTTCAAAAAAGACGTGGTATTCGGTGGTAAACCGGTGAAAGCAGGTACCTACACGCTCTTTTCTATTCCTGATCCCAAAACATGGACCGTTATCCTGAACAGTAAACTGGGACAATGGGGCGCCTACGACTATGATAAAGTAAAAGGCCAGGACGTGGTATCGGTGAAAGTACCCCGCGAAACACTGAAAACACCGGTGGAAAAACTGACTTTCACGTTGCCGGCCAATGCGGTGGTGTTTGAGTGGGATGATACGAAAGTATCTGTACCTGTTAAGTAA
- the bioA gene encoding adenosylmethionine--8-amino-7-oxononanoate transaminase yields the protein MSTIKGNLSARDLEVIWHPYTQMQTAPAPIGIVRGEGACLYDEDNNAYIDATSSWWVNIHGHAHPHIAQQLAAQALQLQHCIFAGYTHPPAVNLAERLLQVLPANQRRVFYSDNGSTAVEVAIKMALQYWHNKGQQRNKIIAFKNAYHGDTFGAMSVSGRSVFTRVFDNFLFEVHFLDVPTSGNASAIVASIAAQQPDQIAAFIFEPLLQGSGGMVMYDRDGFEQLLQYCRQQQILLIADEVMTGFGRTGRNFAMEYMQTAPDMICLSKGLTGGSMALGITTCTSDIYEAFLSNDKLKTLFHGHSFTANPLACTVALASLDLFTDPACALNRQRIHENHRQFLEELQQVSVVKNARLLGTILAFELVTDNADGYTNQLADHLHRFFRAKRIMLRPLGNTLYILPPYCITDDQLAAVYESIRELVSQRR from the coding sequence ATGTCAACAATTAAAGGAAACCTGTCTGCCAGAGACCTCGAAGTGATCTGGCACCCATATACCCAGATGCAGACTGCTCCTGCTCCTATCGGCATTGTTCGCGGCGAAGGCGCCTGTTTGTATGATGAAGATAACAACGCCTATATAGACGCCACCTCCAGCTGGTGGGTCAACATTCACGGTCATGCCCATCCGCATATAGCACAGCAGCTGGCAGCACAGGCGCTGCAGCTGCAACACTGCATCTTCGCCGGTTATACACATCCGCCGGCGGTAAACCTCGCGGAAAGGCTGCTACAGGTCTTACCTGCCAACCAGCGCCGTGTGTTCTATTCCGACAACGGCTCCACCGCCGTGGAGGTAGCCATTAAAATGGCACTGCAATACTGGCATAACAAAGGACAACAGCGCAACAAAATCATCGCTTTTAAGAACGCCTACCATGGCGATACCTTCGGCGCCATGAGCGTCAGCGGACGCAGCGTGTTCACCCGCGTATTCGATAATTTTCTTTTTGAAGTACACTTCCTGGATGTGCCCACCTCCGGTAATGCCTCGGCGATCGTCGCCTCCATAGCGGCGCAACAGCCCGACCAGATAGCAGCGTTTATCTTCGAGCCGCTGCTACAGGGCTCCGGTGGTATGGTGATGTATGACAGGGACGGCTTTGAACAACTCCTGCAATACTGCCGGCAACAGCAGATCCTGCTGATAGCCGACGAGGTGATGACCGGCTTTGGCAGAACAGGCAGGAACTTCGCCATGGAATACATGCAGACCGCCCCCGATATGATATGCCTCTCCAAAGGGCTTACCGGCGGCAGCATGGCACTGGGCATCACCACCTGCACCAGCGATATCTATGAAGCGTTCCTTTCCAACGATAAACTGAAAACGCTGTTCCACGGGCATTCCTTTACAGCCAATCCGCTGGCATGCACCGTAGCCCTCGCCAGCCTCGACCTCTTTACCGACCCGGCCTGCGCGCTCAACCGGCAGCGGATACACGAAAATCACCGGCAGTTCCTGGAAGAACTGCAACAGGTAAGCGTCGTTAAAAATGCACGCCTCCTGGGAACCATCCTGGCGTTTGAACTGGTGACCGATAACGCCGACGGATATACGAACCAGCTGGCGGACCATCTCCACCGCTTTTTCCGGGCCAAACGGATCATGCTCCGCCCGTTGGGCAATACGCTGTACATCCTGCCTCCTTATTGTATTACGGACGATCAGCTGGCGGCTGTTTATGAAAGCATCCGCGAACTTGTCTCGCAAAGGCGCTAA